A genomic region of Arachis hypogaea cultivar Tifrunner chromosome 5, arahy.Tifrunner.gnm2.J5K5, whole genome shotgun sequence contains the following coding sequences:
- the LOC112803325 gene encoding uncharacterized protein encodes MRQPQIELYVEFETVEAEGTQNDLEVADDRNAVYEGMNSDSDEDFEATYEAGDEDEDGDVGAETAAENVVVHPSTSQPMNVPRFMREVDLDTMHAPEFPEYSNIGVANPEDGEFRIGMEYSSRKTVVAAIRSYTIARGVDYDVYESEPQTFYAKCKMYARGCDWLIRASLIRKKGCWEIRRYNGRHTCSMGVISQDHSKLDSDTVVEAIWPLVETDPSIRVKSIIAEVQSRFNYTISYRKAWLAKQKSIAKVFGDWEESYQALPWWLSVMVQKMPGSVVQIETRPLFNGNEEAQGVKILHRVFWSFNPCIRAFRHCKPLVQVDGTHLYGKYKGTLQVAVAQDGNQNIVPIAFALVEGETADAWHFFLRNLRMHVVRKDGVGMISDRHESIRAAVNRSGGD; translated from the exons ATGCGACAGCCACAGATTgagctgtatgttgagtttgaaaccGTAGAGGCGGAAGGGACTCAAAATGATTTAGAGGTGGCGGATGATAGAAACGCAGTGTATGAGGGAATGAATAGTGACAGTGACGAGGACTTCGAAGCCACTTATGAAGCCGGAGATGAGGATGAGGATGGTGATGTGGGAGCTGAGACAGCAGCGGAGAATGTAGTGGTTCATCCCTCGACCAGTCAACCGATGAACGTGCCACGTTTTATGCGTGAGGTGGATCTCGACACCATGCATGCACCGGAGTTTCCGGAATATTCAAACATAG GCGTTGCTAATCCTGAGGATGGAGAGTTCCGGATTGGAATGGAATACAGTTCTAGAAAGACGGTCGTGGCAGCAATTAGAAGTTACACTATCGCTAGAGGAGTTGACTACGacgtgtatgagtctgagccacagACGTTCTATGCAAAGTGCAAGATGTATGCGCGTGGGTGCGATTGGCTTATCCGAGCCAGCTTGATAAGGAAAAAAGGTTGTTGGGAGATACGCAGATACAACGGTCGGCACACGTGCTCAATGGGAGTGATTTCACAGGATCATTCGAAGTTGGACTCGGATACAGTTGTGGAGGCTATATGGCCATTGGTCGAGACTGACCCGTCCATCAGGGTGAAATCTATAATAGCCGAAGTCCAGTCAAGGTTCAACTATACCATCAGTTAccgaaaggcttggttggcaaagcagaagtccATAGCAAAGGTTTTCGGTGATTGGGAGGAGAGTTAccaagccttgccatggtggctcTCGGTTATGGTTCAGAAGATGCCTGGGTCAGTTGTCCAAATAGAAACACGACCACTGTTCAATGGGAATGAGGAGGCGCAAGGGGTAAAAATACTTCATCGCGTATTCTGGAGTTTCAATCCATGTATTCGGGCATTTAGGCATTGTAAGCCCCTAGTTCAGGTTGATGGCACACACCTATATGGCAAGTACAAAGGTACACTTCAGGTCGCTGTTGCACAAGACGGGAACCAAAACATTGTGCCTATCGCTTTTGCCTTGGTGGAAGGGGAGACAGCCGACGCGTGGCACTTCTTTCTTAGGAATCTGCGAATGCATGTTGTAAGAAAAGATGGTGTGGGAATGATCTCAGACCGGCATGAGTCAATTCGGGCAGCAGTGAATCGTTCCGGAGGTGACTAG
- the LOC114927748 gene encoding uncharacterized protein, whose translation MTKNLDECINSVLKGARNLPVLALVRATYYRLNELFTRKSSESHERKRAGFTYSAFAQQRIEANMHQAGNIVVHRFDRRNEVFEVRKMTSGKVLVVDLARRRCDCGHFQVERIPCRHVIACCANQRLDWQLYVHDVYKMTEIRKVYRFEFTPLGDAETWPDYEGPALVANPALRRTSKGRPKLTRYLNEMDSRDRSGS comes from the coding sequence ATGACGAAGAACCTTGACGAGTGCATTAACTCAGTGTTAAAGGGTGCCCGTAATCTACCTGTGTTGGCACTAGTCCGAGCAACATATTATCGGCTAAATGAACTTTTTACGCGGAAGAGTTCCGAGAGTCACGAACGCAAGCGTGCTGGATTTACCTATTCCGCATTTGCACAACAGCGGATTGAGGCAAATATGCATCAGGCTGGGAATATAGTTGTGCACCGTTTTGACAGACGGAATGAGGTATTTGAGGTGCGCAAAATGACTAGCGGAAAGGTGTTAGTCGTTGATCTTGCGCGACGGAGGTGTGACTGTGGGCACTTTCAGGTGGAAAGAATACCATGTCGCCATGTTATTGCTTGCTGTGCTAACCAGCGTCTCGATTGGCAGCTGTATGTGCATGATGTGTACAAGATGACAGAGATCCGTAAGGTATATAGATTCGAGTTCACACCATTAGGTGATGCCGAGACATGGCCTGATTATGAGGGACCCGCATTGGTCGCTAATCCTGCCCTGAGGCGAACGTCGAAGGGTCGCCCAAAATTGACCAGATACTTGAACGAAATGGACTCACGCGACCGCTCAGGGTCATAG